The Mycolicibacterium smegmatis genome has a window encoding:
- a CDS encoding TetR/AcrR family transcriptional regulator, with amino-acid sequence MAGTDAGTDAGTDAGTEASSTRERILAATAEVLGSNGTTKLSLSDVASQAGVSRPTLYRWFSSKQDLLDAFVVWERRGYEQAVAQATGALPASERLDAALRVIAEYQRSYPGLRMVDIEPEHVIRRLSQIMPLLRERLQRLTTGPDSDVAAATAVRVAISHYLVRSDDADDFLAQLRHVARPRRRE; translated from the coding sequence ATGGCTGGGACCGACGCTGGGACCGACGCTGGGACCGACGCTGGGACCGAGGCGAGCAGCACCCGCGAGCGCATACTCGCCGCCACCGCGGAGGTTCTCGGCAGCAACGGGACGACGAAACTCAGCCTGTCCGACGTCGCGTCGCAGGCCGGCGTCTCCAGACCCACGCTGTACCGGTGGTTCTCGTCGAAGCAGGATCTGCTCGACGCGTTCGTGGTGTGGGAACGTCGCGGCTACGAGCAGGCCGTCGCACAGGCCACCGGTGCACTGCCTGCATCCGAGCGCCTCGACGCGGCCCTGCGCGTCATCGCCGAGTACCAGCGGTCCTACCCGGGCCTGCGCATGGTCGACATCGAACCCGAGCACGTCATCCGGCGGCTGTCCCAGATCATGCCGCTGCTGCGCGAACGCCTGCAACGCCTCACCACCGGGCCCGACAGCGACGTCGCGGCGGCGACCGCGGTGCGCGTCGCGATATCGCACTACCTGGTGCGCAGCGACGACGCCGACGACTTCCTGGCACAACTGCGCCATGTGGCGCGGCCGAGGCGCCGGGAGTGA